The Psychrosphaera ytuae genome includes a region encoding these proteins:
- the mazG gene encoding nucleoside triphosphate pyrophosphohydrolase gives MNWQQKLHLLERQSGVDKLLTIMSMLRDPENGCPWDLKQTFKTIVPHTLEEAYEVAEAIEQEDFAELPKELGDLLFQVVFYAQLGKEQERFDFEQIAQSMADKLIRRHPHVFGSLSDECLNESEIKYNWEAIKAQERAERKATSVLDDIPNALPALNRAYKIQKRAAHVGFDWPDVIGALDKVEEEIAELKEELRSRSESNDYKSNNSNITSAPQNQDAIAEELGDLFFALTNVSRHLGLNPEQVVRNANDKFSHRFRQVETLAEQQGGLEKLTLDEMETLWQQVKKAQSKA, from the coding sequence ATGAATTGGCAACAAAAACTGCACCTTCTAGAGCGTCAATCGGGTGTCGATAAACTATTGACCATAATGTCGATGTTGCGAGATCCGGAAAATGGATGCCCTTGGGACCTAAAGCAAACCTTCAAAACCATAGTTCCGCATACCCTTGAAGAAGCATACGAAGTAGCCGAAGCAATTGAGCAAGAAGACTTTGCAGAGTTGCCCAAAGAGCTCGGAGACTTGTTATTCCAAGTTGTGTTTTATGCCCAACTTGGTAAAGAACAAGAAAGATTTGATTTTGAACAAATCGCCCAGTCGATGGCAGATAAGCTCATTCGTCGACATCCCCATGTTTTTGGCTCACTCAGTGACGAGTGTTTGAATGAGAGTGAAATTAAATACAACTGGGAGGCGATCAAGGCACAAGAGCGTGCGGAGCGTAAGGCAACTTCAGTATTGGACGACATCCCCAATGCTTTACCAGCGTTAAATCGCGCCTACAAAATTCAAAAACGCGCTGCCCATGTTGGTTTTGATTGGCCTGATGTTATTGGTGCATTGGATAAGGTTGAAGAGGAAATTGCCGAGTTAAAAGAGGAGCTACGTTCTCGCTCTGAAAGCAATGATTACAAAAGTAATAACTCCAACATAACGTCAGCACCTCAAAACCAAGACGCCATTGCCGAGGAGCTCGGTGATTTGTTTTTTGCATTGACCAATGTCAGTCGTCACCTTGGGTTGAACCCAGAACAAGTGGTCCGCAACGCAAATGACAAGTTTAGCCATCGTTTTCGTCAAGTCGAAACACTTGCAGAACAACAGGGTGGTTTAGAAAAACTGACTCTTGATGAAATGGAAACCCTCTGGCAACAAGTTAAAAAAGCTCAAAGTAAAGCCTAA
- the relA gene encoding GTP diphosphokinase, producing MVSVTRVHNLEQVLASNDVRQWLTDTGLETHTVDALYEGVEWLLDQQKRLDAHPVHDIDFTRQGLQIVEIMLELSMDDESLLAALLYPYFGPQATDKKLKEAISAKFGKHILDLLNGVRKMANLGLLSSRVKHSAAQAENIRRMLTAMVEDVRSVVIKLSQQVVYLRNIKNGDEETRVLAAKETQTIFAPLANRLGIGQLKWELEDYAFRYLQPDVYKNIAKSLEETRETRQQYLENFVENLAGKMKDIGIQAEVYGRPKHIYSIYKKMQKKDYDFSQLFDIRAVRVITERLQDCYSALGVIHTNWRHIPSEFDDYVATPKPNGYQSIHTVVIGPEGKPIEIQIRTLEMHEEAELGVAAHWQYKEADSKNKNVKMSSYEEKIAWLRKLLLWQEEMADTNEFAEELHNQVVEDRVYVFTPEGDVVDLPSGSTPLDFAYYIHTNVGHRCIGAKVFNRIVPFTYQLKTGDQIEIITGKEANPKRDWLNPNLDYVHSSRARAKIQTWFKQQDKDKNIVEGKHLVENELGRLNLPWSEMDKAVERFNMNSIDDLLAGIGGGDVRLNQVINYIQSLVEQPNRPEIDPRLIQKPRKKGKKYQNGVVLQGVGNLMNQLAGCCNPIAGDDIVGYITQGRGVVIHRSDCEQFKVVMEEHPERFIEASWAEQYSGGYVSNVQVFANDRSGLIRDVTTILANEKINVIGMTTDSDVQNQVVKMGLKLEVYNLSAFNRVLDKISQVEEVIKVKRV from the coding sequence GTGGTTTCCGTAACTCGAGTTCATAATTTAGAGCAAGTATTAGCGAGTAATGATGTTCGTCAGTGGCTGACGGACACCGGCCTGGAAACCCACACGGTTGATGCTTTATACGAAGGGGTCGAGTGGTTACTCGATCAACAAAAGCGACTAGATGCCCATCCTGTTCATGATATCGATTTCACTCGCCAAGGCCTACAAATAGTAGAAATCATGCTTGAGTTGAGCATGGACGATGAGAGTTTATTAGCCGCTCTACTCTATCCTTACTTTGGTCCCCAAGCGACCGACAAAAAACTCAAAGAAGCGATTTCGGCAAAATTTGGCAAACATATTTTGGACCTGCTAAACGGTGTCCGCAAAATGGCTAATCTCGGCTTGTTATCGTCACGAGTCAAACACTCTGCCGCGCAAGCCGAAAATATCCGCCGCATGCTTACTGCCATGGTCGAAGATGTTCGCTCAGTCGTTATCAAACTCAGTCAACAAGTAGTTTATTTACGCAACATAAAAAATGGCGATGAAGAAACCCGCGTACTTGCCGCCAAAGAAACTCAAACTATATTTGCACCTTTAGCGAACCGCCTTGGTATCGGTCAGTTAAAATGGGAACTCGAAGACTACGCGTTTCGTTATTTACAGCCAGATGTTTATAAAAACATTGCCAAAAGCCTTGAAGAAACCCGCGAGACAAGACAACAGTACCTAGAAAACTTTGTTGAGAACCTTGCCGGTAAAATGAAAGACATTGGCATTCAAGCAGAGGTTTATGGCCGTCCTAAGCACATTTACAGCATCTACAAAAAGATGCAGAAAAAAGACTACGACTTTTCACAGCTTTTTGACATCCGAGCGGTACGAGTTATAACCGAACGATTGCAAGACTGTTATAGCGCCCTAGGTGTAATACATACTAATTGGCGCCATATTCCAAGCGAGTTTGACGACTATGTAGCCACACCTAAACCCAATGGCTACCAGTCAATTCACACTGTAGTGATAGGCCCTGAAGGCAAACCTATTGAGATCCAAATTCGCACTTTAGAAATGCACGAAGAAGCTGAACTCGGTGTTGCTGCTCATTGGCAATATAAAGAAGCCGACAGCAAAAACAAAAACGTTAAAATGTCTAGCTACGAAGAAAAAATCGCTTGGCTTCGCAAACTCTTGTTATGGCAAGAAGAAATGGCTGACACTAACGAGTTTGCCGAAGAGCTACATAACCAAGTGGTTGAAGACCGGGTGTACGTCTTTACCCCAGAGGGCGATGTTGTGGACCTACCAAGTGGTTCTACTCCACTTGATTTTGCTTATTACATCCATACCAATGTTGGTCATCGCTGTATTGGTGCCAAGGTGTTTAATCGGATAGTACCTTTTACTTACCAGTTAAAAACAGGCGATCAAATAGAAATCATTACAGGTAAAGAGGCAAACCCTAAACGAGATTGGCTCAACCCCAACCTGGATTACGTACACAGCTCTCGCGCTAGGGCCAAAATTCAAACTTGGTTTAAACAGCAGGACAAAGACAAAAATATTGTCGAAGGCAAACACCTAGTCGAAAACGAACTCGGCCGCCTTAACCTTCCGTGGAGCGAGATGGATAAAGCGGTAGAGCGCTTTAACATGAACTCAATCGATGATCTCCTAGCTGGTATTGGCGGTGGTGATGTCCGGTTGAATCAAGTGATCAACTACATCCAATCTTTGGTCGAGCAGCCAAACAGGCCAGAAATTGATCCTAGACTGATCCAAAAGCCCCGTAAAAAAGGCAAAAAGTATCAAAATGGCGTCGTCCTACAAGGCGTGGGCAATTTAATGAACCAGTTAGCTGGGTGTTGTAACCCAATCGCAGGCGACGATATTGTCGGTTACATCACTCAAGGCCGTGGTGTTGTTATTCATCGCTCCGACTGCGAGCAGTTTAAAGTCGTGATGGAAGAACACCCAGAGCGCTTTATTGAGGCGAGCTGGGCAGAGCAATATTCAGGTGGGTACGTGTCTAATGTACAAGTGTTTGCCAACGACAGAAGTGGCTTAATCCGAGATGTCACAACCATTCTTGCCAATGAAAAAATCAATGTCATCGGTATGACAACAGATTCTGACGTTCAAAACCAAGTGGTAAAAATGGGCTTAAAATTAGAGGTTTACAATTTGAGTGCCTTTAACCGTGTACTTGACAAAATAAGCCAAGTAGAAGAAGTCATTAAAGTAAAACGAGTGTAA
- the rlmD gene encoding 23S rRNA (uracil(1939)-C(5))-methyltransferase RlmD: MARIFKPSKQLKSRKHASSSKQLGHFIGHVDKYDLQLKGIVSNPHNKVAFVPGVMVGEKVKVNAVSYTDKVIQGEIVDILKASEKRIKPQCGHFEKCGGCQLQYMSNEQQTLEKSFALQQLLAKACNLNQSQSEDIWQAPVESDAFGYRRAARLVTWWSDKPTGDERLQLGFREEKSKQVVDIKECPVLAPDLVDVALKLKATLLKVETATSVTHIQLFSLPNYTAVVVRITDPQSSRAKHKGKVVKTPLEGITPVTTHSIPTSLKEALVDFAEQQDIHLIAELDDQQFDVLRAHLSANQLQLQYQADQLKFDFTAKDFIQVNAEVNDKMIAQAMDWLNPSSEDTILDLFSGVGNFTLPLAKRAKHVIGVEGVFNMVKQLKHNAELNGLTSVEAYQADLSQFDEKRPPKWLKPIDKLLLDPARDGAFAVMQTIPKLKPKQILYISCNPTTMVRDIKLLISAGYQLKKAGILNMFPNTSHVEAMVLLEK, translated from the coding sequence ATGGCACGAATTTTTAAGCCAAGTAAACAACTTAAGTCCCGCAAACACGCATCGAGCTCGAAACAACTCGGTCATTTTATTGGCCATGTAGACAAATATGACCTTCAGCTCAAAGGTATTGTCTCTAATCCCCATAACAAAGTGGCTTTTGTGCCAGGCGTAATGGTAGGTGAAAAAGTAAAAGTCAATGCCGTCAGTTACACCGACAAAGTTATCCAAGGTGAGATTGTTGACATTTTAAAGGCGAGTGAAAAACGCATTAAGCCCCAATGTGGCCATTTTGAAAAATGTGGTGGCTGCCAATTACAATACATGAGTAATGAGCAACAAACATTAGAAAAGAGCTTTGCGCTCCAACAACTATTAGCAAAAGCTTGTAACCTCAATCAATCACAGAGTGAAGATATTTGGCAGGCACCAGTAGAAAGCGATGCTTTTGGTTATCGCCGCGCCGCACGTCTAGTAACTTGGTGGTCCGATAAACCCACAGGAGACGAGCGCTTGCAATTGGGCTTTCGAGAAGAAAAGTCCAAACAGGTTGTCGATATCAAAGAGTGCCCCGTACTGGCGCCAGACCTTGTAGACGTGGCATTAAAACTCAAAGCAACATTATTGAAAGTTGAAACTGCGACATCAGTTACCCATATTCAATTGTTCTCATTGCCAAATTACACCGCCGTTGTTGTGCGTATTACTGACCCACAATCCAGTCGTGCTAAGCATAAAGGCAAAGTCGTCAAGACTCCTCTTGAGGGCATTACACCCGTTACTACTCACAGTATTCCTACCAGTCTTAAAGAAGCGCTTGTTGACTTTGCCGAACAACAAGACATTCATCTTATCGCTGAATTAGATGACCAACAATTTGACGTACTCAGAGCTCACTTGTCAGCTAACCAACTACAATTGCAATATCAAGCAGACCAACTCAAATTTGATTTCACCGCCAAAGACTTCATTCAAGTCAATGCTGAGGTCAATGACAAAATGATTGCTCAAGCAATGGACTGGTTAAACCCTTCTTCAGAAGATACGATTTTGGACTTGTTTAGTGGGGTCGGAAACTTTACTCTTCCCTTGGCTAAGCGAGCCAAACACGTGATTGGCGTTGAAGGTGTGTTTAACATGGTTAAACAGCTTAAACACAATGCCGAACTAAATGGTTTAACAAGTGTCGAAGCTTACCAAGCGGATTTGTCTCAGTTTGACGAAAAGCGTCCACCAAAGTGGCTAAAGCCTATCGACAAGCTATTATTAGACCCTGCCCGCGACGGTGCGTTTGCAGTTATGCAAACCATTCCAAAATTAAAACCCAAACAAATTTTGTATATTTCGTGTAATCCAACCACCATGGTTCGGGATATAAAATTATTGATATCGGCAGGATATCAATTGAAAAAAGCGGGAATTCTTAATATGTTTCCCAATACTTCCCACGTTGAGGCAATGGTATTACTCGAAAAGTAA
- the barA gene encoding two-component sensor histidine kinase BarA: MKTQLSMRQWAFAVILMPIIIFSVVLGSYVVYKRHVELDDSLMERGRFISEPLALLSAHSIEQKDNAFLIKALDLAHRSASPVVNNISVFTPDHKSLLSTNQTRAASEARLPPGRVIPTHTQFEVEEDTVYVRSPIWGTDIANDSVLMIKGEERVLYGYIVIELSRTKVLLEQQNAQVTLFFMFIVCLLVCVGVAFWFSNKMITPLYIINKAIQKIDKGETKTKIVEEMSGEYEMLREGINSLCKKLHVANELAEHNISEHTQELQQTVEQLEEQNIELSIARKDAQTANDVKSQFLANMSHELRTPLNGVLGFTRQLKKTRLNSNQTDFLETIDSSAKNLLRIINDILDFSKLDAGKMELETLPFSLRDTVNEVMTLMAPNVFDKNLDIHLRIDSRVPDALRGDPDRIKQVLINLMGNALKFTNEGFIRIDVKYLGSDPQGHKIKFIVADTGIGIDEIGKKRLFAAFGQADSSVTRKYGGTGLGLSICKKLVEVMGGDIGFSSKEGHGSTFHFSIQVKENNLPVAQSLPVDDLVGRQALLFDQNEQSNEDILTVLKDYTSLEVKSVFTEDAFLTEISKGYDFILMNCDVSPNTLGRAKQLISEAKAQCQLVYVLINSISPNLKEALLGSGAKAALSLPVNHAKLIKTIAEPYRVLDQNEAVNTVSFKGVKVLAVDDNDANVKLLSTLLDDMAITADTAQNGREAVEMAKKHTYDLIFMDIQMPVMDGITACKVIKEDSLNESTPIISVTAHAGPDEQKRFQEAGFADYLSKPIDEEMLNQVLVEFTGIHCDLANNKSASSSTQRSEQEPEYAKYHHVDWAMALERAAGKHDLAVQMLSMLVKSIPSTLEQLEMYVEEQNVDELTKVIHKFHGACCYTGVPKIRALAEQIEIGLKAEHDLEMVEPELFELIDELSKFKEQAKTWTFN; this comes from the coding sequence ATGAAAACTCAGCTTTCTATGCGTCAGTGGGCATTTGCCGTTATTTTGATGCCAATTATTATCTTTAGTGTCGTACTCGGCAGCTACGTTGTGTACAAGCGCCATGTTGAGCTTGATGATTCGTTAATGGAAAGAGGTCGTTTTATTTCTGAGCCTTTGGCGTTATTAAGTGCTCACTCTATTGAGCAGAAGGACAATGCATTTTTAATCAAAGCATTAGATCTTGCGCATCGTTCAGCAAGCCCAGTCGTTAATAATATTTCTGTATTTACCCCTGATCACAAGTCACTTTTGTCTACCAACCAAACACGCGCAGCATCTGAAGCTAGGTTACCACCTGGGCGAGTGATCCCAACTCATACACAGTTTGAGGTGGAAGAAGATACTGTGTATGTTCGTTCGCCGATTTGGGGCACAGACATAGCCAATGACTCGGTGTTGATGATTAAAGGCGAAGAGCGAGTTTTATATGGTTATATAGTCATAGAGCTCTCTCGAACAAAAGTTCTTCTCGAGCAACAAAACGCGCAAGTTACTCTATTTTTTATGTTTATCGTTTGTCTGTTAGTATGTGTAGGTGTGGCGTTTTGGTTTTCTAACAAAATGATCACTCCGCTCTACATCATTAACAAAGCCATTCAGAAAATCGATAAAGGTGAAACCAAAACAAAAATTGTTGAAGAGATGAGTGGCGAATATGAAATGCTTCGAGAAGGCATTAATTCACTGTGCAAAAAGCTCCATGTTGCTAACGAACTGGCTGAACACAACATCAGTGAGCATACTCAAGAGCTTCAACAAACGGTTGAACAGTTAGAAGAGCAAAATATTGAGCTAAGTATCGCTCGAAAAGACGCGCAAACGGCCAATGATGTTAAGTCTCAATTTTTGGCGAACATGTCGCACGAATTAAGAACGCCGTTAAATGGGGTGTTAGGCTTTACGCGTCAACTTAAAAAGACACGTCTCAATAGCAACCAAACAGACTTCCTCGAAACGATAGACTCATCCGCCAAAAACCTACTCAGAATCATCAATGATATTTTAGATTTTTCTAAGCTTGATGCCGGAAAAATGGAGTTAGAGACCCTGCCTTTCTCCCTCAGAGACACAGTCAACGAGGTGATGACTTTGATGGCGCCTAACGTATTCGATAAAAACCTCGATATTCACTTACGCATAGATTCTCGTGTTCCGGATGCGCTGCGAGGGGACCCAGATAGGATAAAACAAGTTTTGATTAACCTTATGGGTAACGCACTTAAATTTACCAACGAAGGTTTTATTCGTATTGATGTCAAATATCTAGGCAGTGATCCACAAGGCCACAAGATTAAATTTATTGTCGCTGACACCGGCATAGGTATCGATGAGATTGGTAAAAAACGCTTATTTGCAGCGTTTGGTCAGGCAGATAGCAGCGTCACCCGTAAATACGGCGGTACAGGTTTAGGCTTGAGTATCTGTAAAAAGCTAGTTGAAGTAATGGGTGGCGATATTGGCTTTAGTAGTAAAGAAGGGCACGGCAGTACGTTCCACTTCAGTATTCAAGTTAAAGAAAATAATTTGCCGGTTGCCCAGTCTCTGCCAGTTGATGATTTGGTTGGTCGTCAGGCGTTATTGTTTGATCAAAACGAGCAGTCCAATGAAGACATTTTGACTGTATTGAAGGATTACACCAGTTTAGAGGTCAAGTCAGTTTTTACCGAAGACGCGTTTTTGACAGAAATCAGTAAAGGGTATGATTTTATCCTGATGAACTGTGATGTTTCGCCAAATACTCTAGGTCGAGCCAAACAACTCATTTCTGAAGCTAAAGCCCAGTGTCAGCTAGTTTATGTATTGATTAACAGTATCTCTCCAAACCTCAAAGAAGCCCTTTTAGGCTCAGGGGCAAAAGCCGCCCTTAGCTTACCGGTAAACCATGCTAAACTGATTAAAACGATTGCTGAACCTTATCGAGTCCTTGACCAAAACGAAGCGGTCAATACCGTTAGTTTTAAAGGCGTTAAAGTACTGGCAGTAGACGATAACGACGCAAATGTGAAACTGCTCTCTACATTGTTAGATGACATGGCGATTACTGCGGATACCGCACAAAATGGCAGAGAAGCGGTAGAAATGGCCAAGAAGCATACCTATGATTTGATTTTCATGGATATTCAAATGCCAGTAATGGACGGCATCACTGCGTGTAAAGTGATTAAAGAAGACTCGTTGAATGAGTCTACTCCGATCATTTCGGTAACGGCCCACGCTGGTCCTGATGAACAAAAGCGCTTTCAAGAAGCAGGGTTTGCCGACTATTTATCTAAACCTATTGATGAAGAAATGCTCAACCAAGTTCTCGTGGAATTTACTGGTATTCATTGTGATTTAGCCAATAATAAAAGTGCCTCAAGCTCAACTCAACGTTCAGAGCAAGAGCCGGAATACGCAAAATATCATCATGTCGATTGGGCGATGGCCCTGGAGCGGGCTGCCGGTAAGCATGACCTCGCGGTTCAAATGTTATCTATGTTAGTAAAGAGTATTCCGTCGACGCTTGAACAGTTAGAAATGTACGTCGAAGAGCAAAACGTCGACGAACTGACAAAAGTTATTCATAAATTTCACGGTGCTTGTTGTTACACAGGCGTTCCAAAAATAAGGGCTTTAGCGGAGCAAATTGAAATTGGATTAAAAGCCGAGCACGACCTAGAAATGGTTGAGCCTGAGCTATTTGAATTGATTGATGAGCTGAGTAAATTTAAAGAACAAGCCAAAACTTGGACATTTAACTAG
- a CDS encoding DciA family protein, with protein MKSPKSLTDLFEKNRHQSHLVQYQQKTKDFRAIKSLLSEYLDDNIAQNIIVCNFKNSILYLETTSAAIATAFKMYQSRILSQVRREINPATVTIEMKVSPKSTLVVTPKANDNKTNTADNEGLNQPLRSSKSIPSDVADSITSIAENSDDKLKQALLRLARHKPTSS; from the coding sequence TTGAAATCACCAAAGTCATTGACCGACCTGTTTGAAAAAAACAGACATCAGTCTCATTTGGTTCAGTATCAACAAAAGACCAAAGATTTTAGAGCGATTAAATCGTTACTTTCCGAATATTTAGACGACAATATCGCCCAAAACATAATCGTGTGCAACTTTAAAAACTCGATATTATACCTTGAAACTACATCGGCTGCGATTGCCACTGCGTTTAAAATGTACCAATCACGCATTCTCTCTCAGGTACGACGCGAAATCAATCCGGCGACTGTCACCATTGAAATGAAAGTCAGCCCCAAGTCCACCCTGGTAGTTACACCTAAGGCTAACGACAACAAAACAAATACAGCCGATAATGAAGGACTTAACCAGCCATTGAGATCGTCAAAATCCATTCCCTCTGACGTTGCAGACTCAATCACCAGTATTGCAGAAAATAGCGATGACAAACTCAAACAAGCGCTATTAAGATTAGCAAGGCACAAGCCAACTTCTAGTTAA
- a CDS encoding M23 family metallopeptidase, which yields MSLTLIYKGKHVRFSAQMPKAQWLPLAAVFLIATVWLIRTVVVDYGDTEQVREQLLTAQQEYSDEKQQLIALKRQAEHQLSALTLKLGEIKGQVNRLDAVASRVAAQANIPAEEFNLEMDSSMGGPNAEQAGDVITDVNTLLEDMEQMLRKLDGQERRMAVLESILMNTHIEEEIFVSGRPIKSGWLSSYYGVRKDPFTSMPAMHKGLDFAGDEGADVVATGAGVVTWADSRFGYGNLVEIDHGDGIITRYGHNKSIEVDVGDLVAKGQTIGKMGSTGRSTGPHVHYEVLKRGKQIDPLPYVYRKVN from the coding sequence ATGAGTTTAACACTTATTTATAAGGGAAAACACGTTCGTTTTTCGGCACAAATGCCAAAAGCGCAATGGTTGCCATTGGCGGCTGTTTTTCTGATCGCTACTGTCTGGTTAATTCGCACTGTCGTCGTTGATTACGGCGATACAGAGCAAGTTAGGGAACAACTGTTAACGGCTCAACAAGAGTACAGTGACGAAAAACAGCAGTTAATTGCCCTAAAGCGACAAGCAGAACATCAATTAAGCGCCTTAACTTTAAAACTAGGTGAGATTAAAGGCCAAGTAAACCGCCTTGATGCGGTCGCATCTCGCGTAGCAGCGCAAGCAAATATTCCTGCCGAAGAATTCAATTTGGAAATGGATAGTAGTATGGGTGGGCCAAATGCTGAACAGGCCGGCGATGTTATTACTGACGTGAATACCTTGCTCGAAGATATGGAGCAAATGCTGCGTAAGTTGGATGGACAAGAAAGACGGATGGCAGTACTTGAATCCATTTTAATGAATACCCATATAGAAGAAGAGATATTTGTTTCGGGCCGTCCAATTAAGTCTGGATGGTTATCTTCTTATTACGGTGTTCGCAAAGATCCTTTCACAAGTATGCCTGCTATGCACAAAGGATTAGATTTTGCTGGTGATGAAGGTGCAGATGTTGTCGCGACAGGGGCAGGCGTGGTAACGTGGGCAGATTCTCGTTTTGGCTACGGTAACTTAGTCGAAATTGACCATGGTGACGGTATTATTACCCGTTATGGTCATAACAAATCTATTGAAGTTGACGTCGGTGACTTAGTCGCAAAAGGTCAAACCATAGGGAAAATGGGCAGTACTGGTCGTTCAACTGGGCCTCATGTTCATTATGAAGTACTCAAACGTGGTAAACAGATTGATCCGTTACCTTACGTTTACAGGAAAGTGAATTAG